One region of Arthrobacter sp. StoSoilB22 genomic DNA includes:
- a CDS encoding 3'-5' exoribonuclease produces MKYFYDTEFHENGHYIDLISIGIIAEDGREYYAINASAQWRTINQHPWLSENVVPHLPEPSSPEWKMKWQIRDEVAAFLAGDDSAQLWAWYSAYDHVALAQLFGTMMDLPQGVPMYTNDVRSLVDFTGITELPKQGGTAHDALDDARHVKAMHDHIVRALTAREFGVVAPIRTYLGVEKSHD; encoded by the coding sequence ATGAAGTACTTCTACGACACCGAGTTCCACGAGAACGGCCACTACATCGACCTGATCAGCATCGGCATCATCGCTGAAGACGGCCGCGAGTACTACGCCATCAACGCCAGTGCCCAATGGCGAACCATCAACCAGCACCCGTGGCTGTCAGAGAACGTCGTTCCTCACCTGCCAGAGCCGTCATCCCCTGAATGGAAGATGAAGTGGCAGATCCGGGATGAGGTCGCAGCTTTTCTCGCTGGTGATGACAGTGCCCAGCTGTGGGCTTGGTACAGCGCCTATGACCATGTGGCACTGGCCCAACTCTTCGGCACCATGATGGACCTCCCGCAAGGCGTGCCCATGTACACCAACGACGTCCGCTCCCTCGTGGACTTCACCGGGATCACCGAGTTGCCCAAGCAGGGCGGGACAGCTCATGACGCACTGGACGACGCCAGACATGTCAAAGCGATGCACGACCACATCGTCCGGGCACTCACCGCCCGCGAGTTCGGCGTCGTCGCCCCCATCAGGACCTACCTAGGGGTTGAAAAGTCTCATGACTGA
- a CDS encoding DNA cytosine methyltransferase → MTLTVTDMFCGAGGSSTGLSNVPGIQVKTAMNHWARAIETHNTNHPEVDHVCADIQQVDPEFISTTDMLWASPECTNHSVAKGKKRVTRQTALFGEKLPDEAAIKSRATMWDVPRFAEIHDYKIIITENVVDAAKWLMFDAWLLAMKSLGYDHHIVYMNSMHAQLGGLPAPQSRDRMYVMFWKQGNAKPDFDKLRPLAYCPSCDETVRALQVFKKPNERWGRYRAQYNYRCPKVSCRNRIVEPGWLPASEAIDWSIDGQRIGDREKPLADKTMARIRAGLEKYGRGPLHLEAAGNTYDSASAGRGGDYFRIWPTEEPFRTLHGSASKGLVIDAVRGAPIISHTDDPFRTQTTSYTRGLLIPVEGRLGKEAQHIGQPMRTQTTRNETALLMPYYGSSKPQAMNKPIGTLTTVDRYAMITLRGQNAPKDVYDPLDTFAANGNHHALMGVNPPAVEDCTFRMLEPHEVTWGMAFPKDYTMTGTKREMVKQAGNAVCPPNARDLGMIAAESLGVAA, encoded by the coding sequence ATGACACTCACAGTTACAGACATGTTTTGCGGGGCCGGCGGATCATCCACCGGCCTTTCTAATGTCCCGGGTATTCAGGTCAAGACGGCCATGAACCACTGGGCCCGTGCGATCGAGACCCACAACACCAACCACCCTGAGGTTGACCACGTCTGCGCGGACATCCAACAGGTGGACCCGGAGTTCATCTCGACCACTGACATGCTCTGGGCCTCACCGGAGTGCACCAACCACAGTGTTGCCAAGGGCAAAAAGCGCGTCACCCGGCAGACCGCACTCTTCGGCGAGAAGCTGCCCGACGAAGCAGCCATCAAGTCCCGAGCCACCATGTGGGACGTGCCCCGGTTCGCGGAAATCCACGACTACAAGATCATCATCACCGAAAACGTGGTCGATGCCGCCAAGTGGCTCATGTTCGATGCCTGGCTGCTGGCCATGAAGTCCCTCGGCTACGACCACCACATCGTCTACATGAACAGCATGCACGCTCAGCTCGGCGGCCTCCCGGCACCGCAGTCCCGCGACCGCATGTACGTCATGTTCTGGAAGCAGGGCAACGCTAAACCCGACTTCGACAAGCTGCGCCCGCTCGCGTACTGCCCCTCCTGTGATGAGACAGTCCGGGCCCTGCAGGTCTTCAAGAAGCCCAACGAGCGCTGGGGACGCTACCGGGCGCAGTACAACTACCGCTGCCCGAAGGTGTCATGCCGGAACCGCATCGTCGAACCCGGGTGGCTGCCCGCATCGGAGGCTATCGACTGGTCCATCGACGGCCAACGCATCGGCGACCGTGAAAAGCCGCTGGCCGACAAGACCATGGCCAGGATCCGTGCCGGACTCGAGAAGTACGGCCGCGGTCCGCTGCACCTCGAAGCGGCAGGCAACACCTACGATTCGGCGAGCGCCGGGCGTGGCGGTGACTACTTCCGCATCTGGCCCACCGAGGAACCGTTCCGGACTCTGCACGGGTCCGCATCCAAGGGCCTTGTGATCGACGCCGTCCGTGGCGCCCCGATCATCAGTCACACGGATGATCCGTTCCGGACACAGACCACAAGCTACACGCGTGGCCTGCTGATCCCGGTCGAAGGTCGGTTGGGGAAGGAAGCTCAGCACATCGGGCAGCCAATGCGGACGCAAACGACTCGCAACGAGACGGCCCTACTGATGCCCTACTACGGGTCGAGCAAACCGCAGGCCATGAATAAGCCGATCGGCACGCTGACGACCGTGGACCGGTACGCCATGATCACACTCCGCGGTCAGAACGCCCCGAAGGACGTCTACGACCCGCTCGACACGTTCGCGGCCAACGGAAACCACCACGCTCTCATGGGAGTGAACCCGCCAGCCGTCGAAGACTGCACCTTCCGGATGCTCGAACCCCACGAAGTCACCTGGGGCATGGCATTCCCGAAGGACTACACGATGACCGGAACCAAGCGGGAAATGGTCAAGCAAGCTGGCAACGCTGTCTGCCCACCCAACGCACGCGACCTCGGAATGATCGCCGCCGAATCACTTGGCGTCGCCGCGTGA
- the dnaN gene encoding DNA polymerase III subunit beta: protein MKFSIPANALADAAAFAAKGISPRPANPILSGLLIEAAAGTLRISGFDYDKSARTQTAADIERDGNALLPGKMFTDIIKKFGKKTVTVEVDGTAAKLTAGSAVFTIGSMKVSDFPPMPPLPQSAGTVDGDVLAAAVAQIIDAASTDASVPALMGVKVISDGNELILLATDRYRLAEVSIPWTPSGDGFEALVRATWLRDAAKNLAGETQILMDGNNVGIRAGNRATTTTVLDQDFPKIRALFPTSTETEIVVDRAELGDVVSRVSLVAESNTPIRITASGTEMIVEAGTGESAQGKETIPCEVDGTDVVVAVNPAYLGWSLSVTTSENITLGFQENRAKPVLITGHESLSHLIMPVRL, encoded by the coding sequence ATGAAATTCAGCATCCCCGCAAACGCCCTCGCCGACGCCGCAGCATTCGCTGCCAAGGGCATCAGCCCTCGACCGGCCAACCCGATCCTTTCCGGTCTACTAATCGAAGCCGCCGCCGGCACTCTGCGCATCAGCGGGTTCGACTACGACAAGTCCGCACGCACGCAGACAGCCGCAGACATTGAGCGTGATGGCAACGCACTGCTGCCCGGCAAGATGTTCACCGACATCATCAAGAAATTCGGCAAGAAGACTGTCACCGTCGAGGTAGATGGGACCGCCGCCAAGCTCACTGCCGGATCCGCCGTCTTCACCATCGGATCAATGAAGGTTTCCGATTTTCCGCCGATGCCACCGCTCCCCCAGTCGGCTGGAACCGTGGACGGTGATGTCCTCGCCGCGGCCGTCGCGCAGATCATCGACGCCGCATCCACGGATGCATCCGTGCCAGCGCTCATGGGCGTGAAGGTCATCAGCGACGGCAATGAGCTCATCCTACTGGCCACTGACCGCTACCGCCTGGCAGAAGTCTCCATCCCGTGGACGCCGTCCGGCGACGGCTTCGAAGCGCTCGTACGGGCGACTTGGCTCCGAGACGCGGCCAAAAACCTTGCTGGCGAAACGCAGATCCTCATGGATGGCAACAACGTTGGCATTCGGGCGGGAAACCGGGCCACTACAACAACGGTGCTCGATCAGGACTTCCCCAAGATTCGAGCATTGTTCCCGACGTCGACGGAAACGGAGATCGTCGTGGACCGGGCCGAGTTGGGCGACGTCGTGTCCCGCGTCAGCCTCGTAGCTGAGAGCAACACACCTATCCGAATCACCGCGTCCGGAACAGAGATGATCGTTGAAGCAGGGACGGGCGAGTCCGCTCAGGGCAAAGAGACCATCCCATGCGAGGTTGACGGCACGGACGTCGTCGTGGCCGTCAATCCGGCTTATCTCGGATGGTCGCTGTCTGTCACGACCTCGGAGAACATCACGCTCGGCTTCCAAGAAAACCGAGCCAAGCCTGTCCTCATCACAGGGCACGAATCCCTGTCCCACCTGATCATGCCGGTGCGCCTCTAA
- a CDS encoding HNH endonuclease produces the protein MTCTVAECAEDVHCKSLCKRHYQQQWRTGSAEIVRPNPHGTPEERFWAKVPEVGADECWEWTGRRDDDGYGQLRVGPAQVRAHRFSYELHNGPTDLLVRHRCNNPPCVNPAHVEPGDHQDNMDDRKASGNYDCPTCRRGHPWTEASTAWQGPGRRHRTCKICRQMTPAERKAFDRMTV, from the coding sequence ATGACCTGCACCGTGGCCGAGTGCGCTGAGGATGTCCATTGCAAGAGCCTTTGCAAGCGTCACTACCAACAGCAGTGGCGCACCGGTAGCGCAGAGATCGTCCGGCCCAACCCGCACGGAACACCCGAGGAACGGTTCTGGGCCAAAGTGCCAGAGGTCGGCGCCGATGAATGCTGGGAATGGACGGGCCGCCGAGACGACGACGGCTACGGGCAGCTTCGGGTCGGCCCGGCACAAGTCCGAGCGCATCGGTTCTCGTACGAGCTCCACAACGGACCTACGGACTTGCTCGTCCGCCACCGCTGCAACAATCCGCCCTGCGTAAACCCCGCACACGTCGAGCCTGGCGATCATCAGGACAACATGGACGACCGCAAGGCATCCGGGAACTACGACTGCCCGACATGCCGTCGCGGTCATCCATGGACGGAAGCAAGTACCGCTTGGCAGGGCCCGGGGCGTAGGCACCGCACCTGCAAGATCTGCCGTCAGATGACTCCTGCCGAGCGCAAGGCATTCGACCGCATGACCGTCTAG
- a CDS encoding DNA methyltransferase: MSNMDAYITDEADGENWKFLLGDSAERIDEIEPNSVHLSIYSPPFQSLYTYSPSVRDMGNSLDREDFFDQYDYIIRGNLRITVPGGLACVHVAQTSTTKATHGVIGLNDFRGDVIRAYQAAGWIYFGEVTVDKDPQAQAIRTKATSLTFATKNRDSSSSRPALADYLLIFKKPGDRAEKVKTDCTNDEWIQWARPIWYGIQETNTLNARIARETDDERHLTPLQLDFIERCVRLYTNPGDTVFTAFGGVSSELYMAVKLGRKAIGIELKPSYWATGVGYLQELEEQMSAPSLLDGLGAP; encoded by the coding sequence ATGAGCAACATGGACGCATACATAACCGACGAAGCTGATGGCGAGAATTGGAAATTCCTGCTGGGAGACAGCGCGGAACGAATCGATGAAATCGAACCGAACAGCGTTCACCTGAGCATCTACAGCCCGCCGTTTCAGTCGCTCTACACCTACAGCCCCAGCGTGCGGGACATGGGAAACTCGCTTGACCGAGAAGACTTCTTTGACCAGTACGACTACATCATCCGCGGCAACCTCCGGATCACCGTTCCCGGCGGCCTTGCATGTGTCCACGTTGCGCAGACCAGTACCACAAAGGCAACGCATGGAGTCATCGGACTGAACGACTTCCGTGGTGACGTAATCCGGGCATATCAGGCCGCAGGGTGGATCTACTTCGGGGAGGTCACCGTTGATAAGGACCCACAAGCCCAAGCCATCCGAACCAAAGCCACGTCGCTCACATTCGCCACGAAGAACCGAGACAGCAGCAGCTCTCGGCCAGCACTCGCGGACTATCTGCTGATCTTCAAAAAGCCTGGCGACCGCGCCGAAAAGGTCAAGACTGACTGCACTAACGATGAGTGGATCCAATGGGCTCGCCCGATCTGGTACGGGATCCAAGAGACCAACACCCTGAATGCTCGAATTGCCCGCGAGACTGATGACGAGCGCCATCTCACTCCACTGCAGCTGGACTTCATTGAGCGTTGCGTCCGGCTGTACACGAATCCCGGAGACACTGTTTTTACGGCGTTCGGCGGAGTGTCCAGCGAGCTGTACATGGCAGTGAAGCTCGGTAGGAAAGCGATCGGAATCGAGCTCAAGCCGTCCTACTGGGCGACGGGCGTCGGTTACTTGCAGGAACTCGAAGAGCAGATGTCAGCCCCCTCTTTACTCGATGGACTGGGGGCGCCATGA
- a CDS encoding DEAD/DEAH box helicase gives MSYADLLDRRTRSSTVAGRTIDPSELHISLKPFQREITAWAIEGGCRAIWADTGLGKTRMQVEWARLSADRSLIAAPLAVCQQTVEEAAKIGVKATYVRSTEEVDSPGVYVTNHEMVGRIDAALFGAVALDEASILKQSDGKTRALLISHFKNVPARTAWTATPGPNDPEELTNQAEFLGQMTRTNMLAAYFIHDQDGWRLKGHAIEPMIAWMSSWALAIRKPSDLGYSDDGYILPGLNIIPEIVESHVEPSEGELFAATIGGVTGRAKVRRQTLDDRVARAVELVAAEPDEPWMFWCGLNDEADALTEALPAAVNIHGSLSPEVKAQGLHDFTHGRTQILISKPSIASLGLNWQHCARTAFVGLSDSYEQYYQCMRRFYRFGQHRVVNAHVILSPLEQQIANNVIRKEDQSNRIIDGLIQYRKKTEVSA, from the coding sequence ATGAGCTACGCGGACTTACTCGATCGCCGGACCAGATCATCAACAGTCGCCGGCCGGACGATCGACCCATCTGAACTCCACATCTCGCTCAAACCCTTTCAGCGAGAGATCACAGCATGGGCTATCGAAGGTGGGTGCCGCGCAATATGGGCTGACACCGGCCTCGGCAAGACCCGCATGCAGGTTGAATGGGCGCGCCTATCTGCCGACCGTTCTCTCATCGCTGCACCGCTGGCCGTTTGCCAGCAGACGGTGGAAGAGGCAGCCAAGATCGGCGTCAAGGCCACGTACGTCCGGAGCACCGAGGAAGTTGACAGCCCGGGCGTTTATGTCACCAACCACGAAATGGTCGGGAGGATTGACGCTGCACTCTTTGGCGCCGTAGCTCTCGATGAGGCATCGATCCTCAAGCAATCAGATGGCAAGACTCGGGCTCTACTCATAAGCCATTTCAAGAACGTCCCAGCCCGCACGGCGTGGACCGCAACACCAGGGCCAAATGACCCCGAGGAACTGACCAACCAAGCGGAGTTCCTTGGGCAAATGACGCGAACCAACATGCTGGCCGCGTACTTCATCCACGATCAGGATGGCTGGCGACTAAAGGGCCACGCCATCGAACCCATGATTGCTTGGATGTCGAGTTGGGCATTAGCCATACGGAAGCCATCCGATCTTGGATACTCCGACGACGGTTACATCCTCCCCGGGCTGAACATCATCCCGGAGATCGTGGAGTCGCACGTGGAGCCGTCCGAAGGCGAGTTGTTCGCCGCCACCATCGGCGGAGTTACGGGCCGGGCAAAAGTCCGGCGACAAACCCTAGATGATCGGGTGGCCCGCGCCGTCGAACTGGTCGCAGCTGAACCTGACGAACCGTGGATGTTCTGGTGCGGACTCAACGACGAAGCAGACGCTCTCACAGAGGCTTTACCTGCCGCCGTCAATATTCATGGATCGCTGTCACCCGAGGTCAAAGCCCAAGGACTTCACGACTTCACTCACGGCCGGACCCAAATCCTGATCAGTAAACCATCGATCGCTTCATTGGGATTGAACTGGCAGCACTGCGCCAGGACGGCATTCGTCGGTCTCTCCGACTCGTACGAGCAGTACTACCAATGCATGCGCCGCTTCTACCGGTTCGGCCAGCACCGCGTGGTGAACGCGCACGTGATCCTTTCACCCCTTGAACAGCAGATCGCAAACAACGTGATCCGCAAAGAAGACCAGTCCAACCGGATCATCGACGGATTGATCCAATACCGGAAGAAAACCGAGGTATCCGCATGA
- a CDS encoding NrdH-redoxin codes for MLDRDDIFYTKVDITEDPTARDFITRDTADGGLGYLQAPVVYVSAIEGDEHWSGFRPDLIEQHITKRADAA; via the coding sequence ATGCTCGACCGGGACGACATCTTCTACACGAAGGTCGACATCACCGAAGACCCCACTGCCCGCGACTTCATCACTCGTGACACTGCCGACGGCGGACTCGGTTACCTGCAAGCGCCAGTCGTATACGTCTCCGCCATCGAAGGCGACGAACACTGGTCAGGGTTCCGGCCCGACCTCATCGAACAACACATCACCAAAAGGGCTGACGCCGCCTGA